A single window of bacterium DNA harbors:
- a CDS encoding NapC/NirT family cytochrome c yields the protein MNKRVRSLAKKLVIVAAGLALFGIITLGGIEITFSSWFCISCHEMKELGNNWKFSKHGPYNAANPKMHNCMKCHSQPGLVGLFKAKVTGLLSLVYHITGNYHFEAAQPIVCIRDGCHQLEDMDRAIRPDKTVNLNHLKHIKLMQKVGTRNQCMPCHRRIAHGEATHLPDMKKDCFGTCHTNQDINAAKCTSCHPAHLGIRFEGKEVSLLDLHPEVACIECHEGFCRSSESTCEQCHEGKGYGNLSIIRRGKNS from the coding sequence ATGAATAAAAGAGTCAGGAGCTTGGCAAAGAAGCTGGTCATAGTTGCAGCCGGACTGGCGTTATTTGGAATAATAACTCTTGGGGGAATCGAGATTACCTTCAGCTCATGGTTTTGCATCAGTTGTCATGAGATGAAGGAGCTTGGTAATAATTGGAAATTTTCAAAACACGGCCCGTATAATGCTGCCAATCCCAAAATGCACAATTGTATGAAATGCCATTCTCAACCAGGGCTGGTGGGGCTTTTCAAGGCCAAAGTCACCGGTCTTCTCTCTCTGGTTTATCATATCACCGGCAACTATCATTTCGAGGCTGCTCAGCCGATAGTATGCATCCGGGATGGCTGCCATCAACTTGAAGATATGGATAGAGCTATTCGTCCTGATAAAACGGTCAATTTGAATCACCTGAAGCATATTAAGCTGATGCAAAAAGTTGGCACAAGGAACCAATGCATGCCCTGCCATCGCAGAATTGCTCATGGAGAGGCTACCCATCTGCCGGACATGAAAAAAGATTGCTTTGGAACATGCCATACTAATCAGGATATCAATGCCGCGAAGTGTACTTCGTGTCACCCGGCTCATCTGGGCATCCGGTTCGAGGGGAAGGAAGTCTCCTTACTCGATCTCCATCCAGAGGTTGCCTGCATTGAATGCCACGAAGGGTTTTGCCGGTCTTCGGAAAGTACCTGTGAGCAATGCCATGAGGGTAAGGGTTACGGCAACCTGAGTATTATCCGGAGGGGAAAAAACTCATAA
- the larC gene encoding nickel pincer cofactor biosynthesis protein LarC, translated as MKVLYFDCYSGISGDMILGALTELGLDIHWLTGQLQSISSLRGLVLEPQPTVRGALSGTLIKVCIPEPEPESKSESGSSHHHRRTLRDFVSLLEQSPLSEDIRSLSIRIFTAIARAEAKAHGKSIDEIHFHELGYLDSVVDIVGAVMGVKALGIDKIFSSPLNLGTGFVQTEHGTIPVPGPATLELLTDVPVYSTGIPHELVTPTGAAIISHLASGFGPLPSLCIQKTGYGAGTREIEQIPNFLRVIMGTTVPDWHLEQVSMLETDIDDMNPEIYDYLIHRLFSAGALDVSLIPLAMKKNRPATRLSVLTTPPVIDELCSIIFQETSTLGIRIKDSWRKTLPRQVVSVITPFGPVRVKTGKLNGKVVTASPEYEDCRQIAVKSHRPLKEIYQAALQALQAMPGGE; from the coding sequence TTGAAAGTCCTCTATTTTGACTGCTATTCCGGTATCAGCGGTGATATGATTTTAGGCGCGCTCACAGAATTAGGGCTGGACATTCATTGGCTGACCGGACAATTACAGTCAATCTCCTCCCTCAGGGGACTGGTCCTGGAACCGCAGCCCACGGTCCGGGGAGCCCTGAGCGGCACCCTCATCAAGGTCTGCATTCCCGAACCTGAACCTGAGTCTAAATCTGAATCCGGTTCCTCCCATCATCACCGAAGGACCCTGCGGGATTTTGTCAGCCTCCTGGAACAAAGTCCGCTTTCCGAGGATATCCGAAGCCTCAGCATCCGGATTTTTACCGCCATTGCCCGGGCTGAAGCCAAAGCTCACGGCAAGAGCATCGACGAAATTCACTTTCACGAGCTTGGCTATCTGGACTCGGTGGTCGATATCGTCGGTGCGGTCATGGGAGTCAAGGCCCTTGGCATTGACAAAATTTTCTCCTCTCCCCTGAACCTGGGGACCGGCTTTGTTCAAACCGAGCACGGCACCATCCCCGTCCCCGGTCCGGCCACCCTGGAGCTTCTTACCGATGTGCCGGTATACTCGACCGGCATCCCTCATGAACTGGTCACCCCGACTGGTGCGGCCATCATTTCCCATCTGGCTTCAGGTTTCGGACCGCTGCCTTCCCTCTGCATCCAAAAGACAGGCTATGGTGCCGGAACCCGGGAGATTGAGCAAATACCGAATTTCCTGCGGGTAATCATGGGAACCACCGTCCCTGACTGGCACCTGGAGCAAGTATCGATGCTGGAGACCGATATCGATGACATGAACCCGGAAATATACGATTATCTCATCCACCGCCTGTTCTCAGCCGGAGCCCTCGATGTCTCGCTTATCCCCCTGGCCATGAAAAAAAACCGTCCAGCCACCCGCCTCAGCGTGCTTACCACCCCACCTGTGATCGATGAGCTGTGCTCGATCATTTTTCAGGAAACCTCCACCCTGGGTATCCGCATCAAGGATAGCTGGAGAAAAACCCTGCCCCGCCAGGTCGTCTCCGTGATCACGCCCTTCGGGCCTGTCAGGGTCAAGACTGGCAAACTCAACGGAAAGGTTGTCACCGCTTCGCCGGAATACGAGGACTGCCGGCAAATTGCTGTGAAAAGCCACCGGCCCTTGAAGGAAATTTACCAGGCGGCGCTGCAGGCTTTGCAGGCAATGCCGGGCGGGGAATGA
- a CDS encoding PBP1A family penicillin-binding protein: MVKSIWDRCRRRCRRTWNGIQYEWDFFKRTTVYRISAIELPKRLILCSLIFFFILGGVTAGLVTAYLSQLPQLEWLEEYFPPVSTLIYSHDDKLIGQLYQQQRMFTPLSEMPEELIKAFLAVEDEHFYSHHGIALTGILRAFYVNFRAGKIKEGGSTITQQLAKVLFLTSDRNLSRKIKEAILAMQIEQRYTKNEILELYLNQIYLGNGAYGVESAARAIFGKSVRELSLPECAMIAGLAGSPNRYSPQSDFYLALERRNHVLRRMLDAECISKEQFGAAISSPLRIPAKQKEELAPHFIEYIRQHLEEKYGANLLYRGGLQVYTTLDRDMQRAAEQAVAAGLEAIDMRREMSGLQRRGAQSTEAGLVAIDPRTGFVKSMVGGRDFFRSKFNRATQAMRQAGSAIKPLIYTAAIESGFTPADIIIDSPFVLQSGEKRWKPENFTRRFYGPTTLRTALEESRNIVTVKLAYKLGIDTVISFIHKMGVTSPVAHVLSTALGTCEVSLLELTSAYGILANEGIRVNPVFIRRVTDRDGKVLEENMTRRSRVISPQTAYIVTSMLQGAIRRGTGYPARALPYPLAGKTGTTDRASDAWFIGYSPDLVAGVWVGLDNNQSLGPHETGALAACPIWTKFMGQVLSRQEKVPNFRVPGGLSFVFIDPETGLLAHDHLPTKFLEVFRKGTEPKKYSPVKMKVKIKEDDFYLNFID; encoded by the coding sequence ATGGTGAAATCAATTTGGGACAGGTGCAGGCGAAGATGCAGGCGCACCTGGAATGGCATTCAATACGAGTGGGATTTTTTCAAGCGCACAACCGTTTATCGAATAAGCGCGATAGAATTACCGAAGCGGCTGATCCTGTGCTCCCTGATCTTTTTCTTCATCCTCGGAGGAGTGACCGCCGGGCTGGTCACGGCCTATCTTTCCCAGCTTCCCCAGCTCGAGTGGCTGGAAGAATATTTTCCTCCTGTCTCCACCCTGATTTATTCCCATGATGACAAGCTCATCGGCCAGCTCTACCAGCAGCAGCGGATGTTCACTCCCCTGTCCGAGATGCCCGAAGAGCTCATCAAGGCATTTCTGGCAGTGGAAGATGAACATTTTTACTCCCATCATGGCATTGCCCTGACAGGTATTTTGCGGGCATTTTATGTTAATTTCAGGGCAGGAAAGATTAAAGAGGGAGGGAGCACCATCACCCAGCAGTTGGCCAAAGTGCTGTTTCTGACATCTGACAGAAACCTGTCCCGAAAGATCAAGGAGGCTATTTTGGCCATGCAGATCGAGCAGCGGTATACCAAGAATGAAATTCTGGAACTGTATCTGAACCAGATATATCTGGGCAATGGGGCCTATGGCGTGGAGTCGGCAGCCAGGGCCATATTCGGTAAAAGTGTCAGAGAGTTGAGCCTTCCGGAATGCGCCATGATTGCCGGATTGGCCGGCTCACCGAACCGCTATTCCCCTCAGAGCGATTTTTATCTGGCCCTGGAGAGAAGAAACCATGTCCTGCGAAGAATGCTGGATGCGGAATGTATCTCGAAAGAGCAATTCGGCGCAGCCATCTCGTCCCCGCTGCGTATCCCCGCGAAGCAAAAAGAAGAACTTGCTCCGCATTTCATCGAATATATTCGTCAGCATCTTGAGGAAAAGTATGGTGCCAACCTGCTGTACCGGGGCGGACTCCAGGTTTATACCACCCTGGACAGAGATATGCAGCGGGCTGCCGAACAGGCCGTGGCCGCCGGGCTTGAGGCTATCGACATGCGCAGGGAAATGAGCGGCCTGCAAAGGCGGGGGGCGCAATCCACCGAGGCGGGCCTGGTGGCTATCGATCCCCGGACCGGCTTTGTGAAGAGCATGGTCGGAGGGAGGGACTTCTTCCGCAGTAAATTTAACCGGGCCACACAGGCCATGCGGCAGGCGGGCTCAGCCATAAAACCGCTCATCTATACAGCGGCCATTGAGAGCGGGTTTACGCCAGCGGATATTATCATTGATTCTCCCTTCGTCTTACAGAGCGGAGAAAAACGGTGGAAGCCGGAAAACTTCACCAGACGGTTTTACGGCCCGACTACCCTGCGTACTGCCCTGGAGGAATCACGAAACATCGTGACGGTAAAACTGGCCTATAAACTGGGAATCGATACGGTCATCTCCTTTATCCACAAGATGGGTGTTACCAGTCCGGTAGCCCATGTCCTGTCTACAGCCCTTGGTACCTGTGAGGTGTCTCTTCTGGAATTGACTTCAGCCTATGGTATCCTGGCAAATGAGGGTATCCGGGTGAATCCCGTATTCATCCGCCGGGTGACTGACCGGGACGGGAAGGTTCTGGAGGAGAATATGACCCGAAGAAGCAGAGTCATCTCACCTCAGACTGCTTACATCGTAACCAGCATGCTGCAGGGGGCGATACGGCGGGGGACAGGATATCCAGCCAGAGCACTGCCCTATCCGCTGGCTGGAAAGACTGGAACTACCGATCGGGCTTCGGATGCCTGGTTTATCGGCTACTCCCCTGACCTTGTGGCCGGAGTCTGGGTGGGGCTGGATAATAACCAAAGCCTGGGACCGCATGAAACGGGGGCCCTGGCCGCCTGTCCGATCTGGACAAAATTCATGGGCCAGGTTCTGAGCAGGCAGGAAAAAGTCCCGAACTTCAGGGTGCCAGGCGGATTATCATTTGTCTTTATCGATCCCGAAACCGGCCTCCTGGCGCACGATCATCTGCCCACCAAGTTCCTGGAGGTTTTCAGGAAAGGGACTGAGCCGAAAAAATACAGCCCGGTCAAAATGAAGGTCAAAATAAAAGAGGACGACTTTTATCTGAATTTTATCGATTAA
- the larB gene encoding nickel pincer cofactor biosynthesis protein LarB: MNPARIRSILESLQKGDINLDEALGELKNLPYEDLVFAKLDHHRHLRRGFPEAVFCPGKTLEQIVHIAQRIIAAGSTLLATKADPQIYEAIKAIASDALFYPQGRMIVVQKEPLPPKGQVMVLSAGTADIPIAQEAAITARVHGSRVTNLFDVGVAGIHRLLDHQHLLDEARVIVVVAGMEGALASVVGGLVNKPVIAVPTSIGYGASFGGVAALLSMLNSCVGGVAVVNIDNGYSAGCIAHLINTLDAPDGSPELPGQ, from the coding sequence ATGAACCCGGCACGAATCCGAAGCATATTGGAATCCCTGCAAAAGGGGGATATTAACCTTGATGAGGCCCTTGGAGAGCTGAAGAACCTCCCGTACGAGGACCTGGTCTTTGCCAAGCTTGACCACCACCGGCACCTGCGCCGGGGGTTTCCGGAGGCGGTTTTCTGCCCTGGCAAGACCCTGGAGCAGATCGTCCACATTGCCCAAAGAATCATTGCCGCTGGATCGACACTCCTGGCCACTAAAGCTGATCCGCAGATCTACGAAGCCATCAAAGCGATCGCTTCCGATGCCCTGTTTTACCCGCAGGGCCGGATGATCGTTGTCCAGAAGGAGCCGCTGCCCCCAAAAGGGCAGGTCATGGTCCTGTCTGCCGGAACCGCCGATATCCCCATTGCCCAGGAGGCAGCCATTACAGCCCGGGTCCACGGCAGCAGGGTAACCAATCTCTTTGATGTTGGCGTGGCGGGCATCCACCGGCTGCTTGACCATCAGCACCTTCTCGATGAGGCCAGAGTCATCGTGGTCGTGGCCGGGATGGAGGGGGCTCTGGCCAGTGTGGTCGGCGGCCTGGTCAATAAGCCGGTCATTGCCGTGCCTACCAGCATCGGCTATGGGGCAAGTTTCGGCGGTGTGGCAGCCCTCCTGTCCATGCTCAACAGTTGTGTCGGCGGCGTGGCTGTGGTCAATATCGATAATGGCTATTCTGCCGGATGCATCGCCCATCTCATCAATACCCTCGATGCGCCGGACGGCAGTCCGGAATTGCCTGGACAGTAG
- a CDS encoding tetratricopeptide repeat protein, whose translation MFYQANDAHPFQEYLLPEDNKLKAKVLISLIIVVSLSIILAAWSFMVTKKQERAEVYYRQGVALRKKGAYRQAISDLTKAIEASSQYADAYYQRGNAYEGQGESERAIADFTRAIELNPENPRAYYSRGGAYLRREKYERAIADFTRAVEIDAEFIDAYFRIVYCNMKLGRHEEAAKALKQVIRLKPDYVEVYYSLGSTYAVLKRHRDAVEAFKQAIRLRPDYVEAYYSLGTSYAALGLHSEAIRVFRQVIRLKPDYVEAHRALGAEYAVLARHQEAIEAFKQAIRLKPDYAEAHCNLGTAYFRLKRDREALKIFKQAIRLQPDRAETHYLLGSAYAVLGRHRDSLEAFRQAVRLDPKYAEAHYNLGVTYMILGDNSSALDEYRILKDLNRDLANNLFNQLYE comes from the coding sequence ATGTTCTATCAGGCAAATGACGCTCATCCCTTTCAGGAATACTTATTGCCGGAGGATAATAAGCTGAAAGCAAAAGTACTGATCTCATTGATAATTGTTGTTTCCCTATCGATTATCCTTGCTGCATGGTCATTCATGGTTACGAAAAAGCAGGAGAGGGCCGAGGTTTATTATCGGCAGGGAGTCGCCTTACGGAAAAAGGGTGCATACAGGCAGGCAATCTCCGATTTAACCAAGGCCATAGAGGCAAGCTCACAGTACGCCGATGCCTACTACCAGCGGGGCAATGCATATGAAGGCCAGGGCGAGAGTGAGCGGGCTATCGCTGATTTTACCAGGGCCATAGAGCTTAACCCCGAGAATCCCAGGGCGTATTACAGCCGGGGGGGTGCATATCTCAGGAGGGAAAAGTATGAGCGGGCTATCGCTGATTTCACCAGGGCTGTTGAGATAGATGCGGAGTTCATCGATGCCTACTTCAGAATCGTTTATTGTAATATGAAACTCGGACGCCATGAGGAGGCAGCCAAGGCTCTGAAACAAGTGATTCGCCTGAAGCCCGACTATGTTGAGGTATATTATTCTCTGGGTTCGACCTATGCCGTGCTGAAGCGTCACCGGGATGCGGTGGAAGCCTTTAAACAGGCAATCCGGCTCAGGCCCGACTATGTCGAAGCATACTATTCTCTGGGTACCTCCTACGCTGCACTTGGCCTTCACAGCGAGGCAATCAGAGTCTTCAGACAGGTGATCCGCTTAAAACCCGATTATGTTGAAGCGCATCGCGCCCTGGGTGCGGAATATGCCGTGCTTGCCCGTCACCAGGAGGCCATCGAAGCCTTTAAACAGGCGATCCGCCTGAAACCTGACTATGCCGAGGCACACTGTAATCTTGGCACGGCCTATTTCAGGCTCAAACGTGACCGGGAGGCATTGAAAATCTTTAAGCAGGCAATCCGGCTGCAACCCGACCGTGCAGAAACTCATTACCTGTTGGGCTCTGCCTATGCCGTCCTCGGACGCCACAGGGATTCACTGGAAGCCTTCAGGCAGGCAGTCCGTCTTGATCCAAAGTATGCCGAAGCGCACTATAACCTGGGCGTAACCTATATGATACTGGGAGATAACAGTTCCGCTCTCGATGAGTACAGGATACTCAAGGACCTGAACAGGGATCTGGCCAATAACCTGTTTAATCAACTCTATGAATAG
- a CDS encoding 2-dehydropantoate 2-reductase codes for MNILCGHQKKELEIRKKHEVKVKYLVVGTGALGSIFGGFLHLGGQDVGFLGRGAHFEEIRRQGLFMSGIWGEHKAEGLKTFSSPQEVPSPCSVILLCVKSFDTTEAVRQVVPLLDEEGLVISLQNGLGNVEKIAAEVTEKRTLGGRVIFGAEIPRPGEAKVTVCADRVLLGPPGPGAASEPGAASEPGADIEKIGQIVDDFQRANIPTGMVDNIFPYIWAKVLYNCALNPLAALLRVTYGELGENQETRDIMKEIVSEIYRVADCQGIILPQRTAEEYFDHLINNLIPATASHHASMLQDLNRGKKTEIDALNGAISRMSSSLGLSSPANQLITRLIHFSESRTAGQENFPGENS; via the coding sequence TTGAACATCCTTTGTGGACATCAGAAAAAAGAGCTTGAGATCAGAAAAAAGCACGAGGTCAAGGTGAAATATTTGGTAGTGGGTACAGGAGCTCTGGGAAGCATCTTCGGCGGATTTCTTCACCTTGGCGGCCAGGATGTAGGGTTTCTGGGAAGAGGGGCTCATTTTGAAGAGATCCGGCGGCAGGGGTTATTCATGAGCGGGATCTGGGGGGAGCATAAGGCAGAGGGGCTGAAAACCTTTTCCTCACCGCAGGAAGTTCCCTCTCCCTGTTCAGTCATACTCCTGTGTGTCAAGTCCTTTGACACCACTGAGGCCGTACGGCAGGTCGTCCCCCTGCTTGATGAAGAGGGCCTGGTTATCTCATTGCAGAATGGCCTTGGCAATGTGGAAAAAATCGCTGCCGAAGTAACCGAAAAGCGCACGCTCGGCGGAAGAGTCATCTTCGGAGCTGAGATTCCCCGGCCCGGCGAGGCCAAAGTAACCGTATGTGCTGACAGGGTCTTATTGGGACCTCCGGGACCGGGAGCAGCTTCAGAACCCGGAGCGGCTTCAGAACCGGGAGCAGATATAGAGAAGATCGGTCAGATTGTCGATGATTTCCAAAGGGCGAATATCCCGACCGGGATGGTTGATAATATCTTTCCCTATATCTGGGCCAAAGTTTTATATAATTGCGCGCTCAATCCGCTGGCAGCATTGCTTCGGGTAACTTACGGGGAATTAGGGGAAAATCAGGAAACACGGGACATCATGAAAGAAATCGTGAGCGAGATCTACCGGGTGGCGGATTGCCAGGGGATTATCCTGCCCCAGAGAACCGCCGAAGAATACTTCGATCACCTCATCAATAACCTCATACCGGCCACAGCCTCACACCATGCCTCCATGCTTCAGGACCTGAACAGGGGGAAAAAGACCGAAATCGATGCCTTAAACGGTGCCATCAGCCGGATGTCATCATCGCTGGGCCTGTCATCGCCTGCTAACCAGCTCATCACCCGGCTGATCCACTTTTCCGAGTCCCGGACTGCCGGGCAAGAGAATTTCCCAGGCGAGAATTCATAA
- a CDS encoding nucleotidyltransferase domain-containing protein, with protein sequence MDKNTVLEIISRFIEVIESKGIRVNKLVLFGSYARGTYREGSDIDIAVISEDFAGKDYWERIEILSDAIYDIFEPIEAIAVTPDEWERKESLVIEYAQDGEVVCK encoded by the coding sequence ATGGATAAAAACACAGTTTTAGAGATTATATCCCGTTTTATCGAAGTTATTGAGTCTAAAGGTATAAGGGTGAATAAGTTAGTGCTTTTTGGATCTTACGCCAGGGGAACGTACCGGGAAGGAAGCGATATTGATATCGCCGTTATATCCGAAGACTTTGCAGGTAAAGATTATTGGGAAAGAATAGAAATCCTCTCTGATGCTATTTATGATATATTCGAACCTATCGAAGCTATTGCTGTCACCCCTGATGAATGGGAAAGGAAAGAATCGCTGGTTATTGAGTATGCTCAAGATGGTGAAGTAGTTTGTAAGTGA